In one Sphingobium indicum B90A genomic region, the following are encoded:
- a CDS encoding Fic family protein: MTDFRGRPLAEPGTPAGYAALIERYGLRLPLPARLAAIAERHHPRSTAEWQMMTPRHMPDATLIGHLTFAFRYEGIDLSVLAQLFRAEEPDAFARIVRDAPTGSFARRIWFLYEWMTGDRLDVPDAGKVRLVPVVDTRLQLALTDGVASPRHRVANNLPGTPRYCPMVRRTDAILAYEAQAFDERARAVVGRIRADLVARAAAFLLLNDSKSSFAIEGEKPSGTRAARWGQAIAEAGSRPLSLAEFDRLQRIVIGDQRFVRLGLREEDGFVGVHDRETGLPVPDHVSARESDLRDLVEGLVAYSARAVAGGMDPVAAAAVLAFGFVYIHPYVDGNGRLHRWLFHHVLASAGFNPPGMVFPISAVILRRIDAYKSTLTSYSGPLLPFIEWEPTPEGNVRVLNDTADFYRFFDATAHVEFLYACVQQTIEEDLPREARFLEAFDSFNEAVQQIVDMPTGQVELLLKFLEQNEGRLSQRARSREFEALTPAEVERVEAVYADTFGPEKVGDHPHLPEGRDRQ, encoded by the coding sequence GTGACTGACTTTCGCGGGCGGCCGCTTGCCGAGCCGGGAACGCCCGCCGGCTACGCGGCGCTGATCGAACGCTATGGCCTTCGCCTGCCGCTGCCCGCCCGCCTGGCCGCGATCGCCGAGCGGCATCATCCTCGATCCACCGCCGAATGGCAGATGATGACGCCGCGGCACATGCCCGACGCGACACTGATCGGCCATCTGACATTCGCTTTCCGCTATGAAGGCATCGATCTTTCCGTTCTTGCCCAGCTTTTCCGGGCCGAGGAGCCGGATGCGTTCGCCCGGATCGTGCGCGATGCGCCGACGGGCAGCTTCGCTCGCCGGATCTGGTTTCTCTACGAATGGATGACCGGCGACCGGCTGGACGTGCCGGATGCCGGCAAGGTGCGCCTGGTGCCGGTCGTCGATACAAGGCTGCAACTGGCGCTGACGGACGGCGTTGCGTCGCCGCGCCATCGCGTCGCCAACAACCTGCCCGGCACGCCGCGATATTGCCCGATGGTGCGCAGGACCGACGCGATCCTCGCCTATGAGGCGCAGGCATTCGACGAGCGAGCGCGCGCCGTGGTCGGGCGCATTCGCGCCGACCTCGTCGCCCGCGCCGCCGCCTTCCTGCTGCTCAACGATTCGAAGTCCTCCTTCGCCATCGAAGGGGAGAAGCCTTCGGGAACCAGAGCCGCCCGCTGGGGACAGGCGATCGCCGAAGCCGGGTCGCGGCCGCTGAGCCTGGCGGAGTTCGACCGGCTGCAACGCATCGTCATCGGCGATCAACGCTTCGTCCGGCTGGGCCTTCGCGAAGAGGATGGGTTCGTCGGCGTCCACGACCGGGAGACGGGATTGCCCGTGCCCGACCATGTCAGCGCCCGCGAAAGCGATCTGCGCGATCTCGTGGAGGGTCTGGTCGCCTATTCGGCGCGAGCCGTCGCCGGCGGCATGGACCCGGTCGCGGCGGCGGCCGTGCTCGCTTTCGGCTTTGTCTACATCCACCCCTATGTCGACGGAAACGGCCGCCTGCATCGCTGGCTCTTTCACCACGTCCTGGCGTCCGCGGGCTTCAATCCGCCGGGCATGGTGTTCCCGATCAGCGCGGTGATCCTGCGCCGGATCGACGCGTACAAGAGCACGCTCACCTCCTATTCGGGACCGCTGCTTCCCTTCATCGAATGGGAACCGACGCCGGAGGGCAATGTGCGGGTGCTGAACGACACGGCCGACTTCTACCGATTTTTCGACGCCACCGCGCATGTCGAATTCCTGTACGCCTGCGTCCAGCAGACCATCGAGGAGGACCTGCCCCGCGAAGCTCGCTTCCTCGAAGCCTTCGACAGCTTCAACGAGGCGGTGCAGCAGATCGTCGACATGCCCACCGGCCAGGTCGAACTGCTGCTGAAGTTTCTGGAGCAGAATGAGGGACGCCTGTCGCAGCGTGCCCGATCGAGGGAATTCGAGGCGCTCACCCCCGCCGAAGTCGAACGGGTGGAGGCAGTCTACGCAGATACGTTTGGGCCTGAAAAGGTCGGCGATCACCCGCACCTGCCGGAGGGCCGTGATCGCCAATAA
- a CDS encoding aminopeptidase P family protein: MSTYEDRLKALRAQLVRVALDGFVVPLTDEHMSEYVGAYAQRLAWLTGFQGSAGSAVVLPEEAAIFVDGRYTLQVREQVDGAHWQYESVPQTSVAAWLGEHVPAGGRIGYDPWLHTRAWVKAAAEALAERGAELVAVDTNPVDAVWPDRPAPSDAKLVVHEDRYAGQSAAEKRQAMADWLVAKRADAAVLSALDSLAWTFNIRGKDVERTPVALAYAIVHADATADLYVAPEKIDEAVVQHLGNAVRVHDRADFAGALADFAGKTVVADPERAVAAIFEALEAGGANILALRDPAVLPKAVKNPVEIAGHKAAQARDGAALSRFLHWIATEASKGGVDELGAAAKLEAFRKETGLLEDLSFDTISGAGPNGAVVHYRVEERTNRPIETGSFYLVDSGGQYRDGTTDVTRTIAIGTPSEEMKRRFTLVLKGHIALGRAQFPKGTRGGQLDVLARQFLWAEGLDYAHGTGHGVGSFLSVHEGPQRIATFGGGDEPLQAGMILSNEPGYYKTGEYGIRIENLVLVEPRDVPGAEREMLGFETLTFAPIDRNAIATEMLTGEERAWLDAYHARVLEVVGPQLEGGALDWLKAACAPL, translated from the coding sequence ATGTCCACTTATGAAGATCGCCTGAAAGCCCTGCGCGCCCAACTGGTGCGCGTGGCGCTGGACGGCTTTGTCGTGCCGCTGACCGACGAGCATATGAGCGAATATGTCGGCGCCTATGCGCAGCGGCTGGCCTGGCTAACCGGCTTCCAGGGATCGGCGGGCAGCGCGGTGGTGCTGCCGGAGGAAGCGGCGATCTTCGTGGACGGCCGCTATACGCTGCAGGTGCGGGAGCAGGTGGACGGCGCGCACTGGCAATATGAGAGCGTGCCGCAGACCTCCGTTGCGGCCTGGCTGGGCGAGCATGTCCCGGCGGGCGGGCGGATCGGTTACGATCCGTGGCTGCACACGCGCGCCTGGGTGAAGGCAGCGGCCGAGGCGCTGGCCGAGCGGGGCGCGGAACTGGTGGCGGTGGACACCAATCCGGTCGACGCCGTGTGGCCGGACCGGCCCGCGCCCAGCGACGCCAAGCTGGTGGTGCATGAGGACCGCTATGCCGGGCAGTCGGCGGCGGAGAAGCGGCAGGCCATGGCCGATTGGCTGGTGGCCAAGCGTGCCGACGCGGCGGTGCTGTCGGCGCTGGATTCGCTGGCCTGGACCTTCAACATCCGGGGCAAGGATGTGGAGCGGACGCCGGTGGCGCTGGCCTATGCCATCGTCCATGCCGACGCGACGGCGGACCTCTATGTCGCGCCTGAGAAGATCGACGAGGCGGTGGTGCAGCATCTGGGCAATGCGGTGCGCGTGCATGACCGCGCCGATTTCGCCGGAGCGCTGGCGGATTTCGCAGGGAAAACGGTGGTCGCCGATCCGGAGCGGGCGGTGGCCGCCATCTTCGAAGCGCTGGAGGCGGGCGGCGCGAACATATTGGCGCTGCGCGATCCGGCGGTGTTGCCCAAGGCGGTGAAGAACCCAGTCGAGATCGCCGGGCACAAGGCGGCGCAGGCCCGCGACGGCGCGGCGCTCAGCCGGTTCCTGCACTGGATCGCGACCGAGGCGTCCAAGGGCGGCGTCGATGAACTGGGCGCGGCGGCGAAGCTGGAGGCGTTCCGCAAGGAGACCGGGCTGCTGGAGGATCTGTCCTTCGACACCATTTCCGGCGCGGGGCCGAACGGCGCGGTGGTGCATTACCGGGTCGAGGAAAGGACCAACCGGCCCATAGAGACGGGCAGCTTCTATCTGGTCGATTCGGGCGGGCAATATCGCGACGGCACCACCGACGTGACGCGCACCATCGCCATCGGCACGCCGAGCGAGGAGATGAAGCGGCGCTTCACCCTGGTGCTGAAGGGGCATATCGCGCTGGGCCGCGCGCAATTCCCGAAGGGGACGCGGGGCGGGCAGCTCGACGTGCTGGCGCGGCAGTTCCTGTGGGCCGAAGGGCTGGATTACGCCCATGGCACCGGCCATGGCGTCGGCAGCTTCCTGTCGGTGCATGAGGGGCCGCAGCGGATCGCGACCTTCGGCGGCGGGGACGAACCGCTGCAGGCGGGCATGATCCTTTCCAACGAGCCGGGTTATTACAAGACCGGGGAATATGGCATCCGCATCGAAAATCTGGTGCTGGTCGAACCCCGCGACGTGCCGGGCGCGGAGCGGGAGATGCTGGGCTTCGAAACGCTGACCTTCGCGCCGATCGACCGCAACGCGATCGCGACGGAGATGCTGACGGGCGAGGAGCGCGCATGGCTGGACGCCTATCACGCCAGGGTGCTGGAGGTCGTCGGGCCGCAACTGGAGGGCGGGGCGCTCGACTGGCTCAAGGCGGCCTGCGCCCCGCTGTAG